The Deinococcus detaillensis DNA window CGACAAGCGTGAAGTGTTGGTGTACTTTCCGGGCGTGGGGCAAAAACGCCTGATCCTGAAATACGCGGGGCTGACGGTGCTGGAAGAAGTGGCGGGCTAAGAGGTCCGCTCAGCACGGGTTAGCGGCAATCCAAGAAAGCGCGGCTCCCGAAGGAACCGCGCTCTTACTTTGAACGTCAGGCTTATTCTTCGCTGACAGGTTTGCCGGAGCCGTCGCCCTCGGCTTCTTCCTTGGCCATCGCTTCGCTGGCTTCGGACTTGACGTCCTCCAGGGTGGCCTCGCCTTCCAGAACAGCTTCGGCGGCGGCTTCGCTGAGTTCGCCGGACGCGACCATACCCGCAACCTGCGCGGCCTGGGTTTCGGCTTCGGCTTCCTCGGCGCTGAGGCGCGGCGGCAAGACGCTGATGATCATGATGCTTTCGTCGACGGCCAGCTTGACGCCTTCAGGCAACTTGAGGTCGCCTGCGGTGATGTGATCGCCGATGTTAAGCTTGCTGACATCCACCACGATTTCTTGGGGAATGCGGCGCGGGCCGGGGGCGATGATGCTGAGGCTGTGGGTGACGATATCCACCAAGCCGCCCATGACTTCACCCTGGCTCTTGCCTTTGATGTGAACCGGCACGCTGGCTTCAATCGGCTGGCCGTACGTGACCATGAAAAAGTCGACGTGCTGCGCGACGCGCTTGCGCTTATCCATCTGCACGGCTTTGACCAATGCGGGGAAGGTTTCGCCGCCTTCGATGGTGATGTCGAACAAGCCCGCCGTGCCCTGAGCGCGGAAAGCCCGGTCAAAGGCTTTGAGGTCAATGGTGAACGAGACATTGTGCTCTTTGTTGTAAGCGACGGCGGGGATCATACCCTCCGGCAGCTTTTCCTGGGTGGTTCTGGGGGTAGCTTTCAGTTCCATAGTGTATTTCTCCCTCTGGGACGGGTTTGCCGCTCGCGTTTTGGCACCTGCGCTTGGTGAGTTGGGTTCAAGCTGGCAGGGCGGGGCGGCAACCGTGCAACTTTAGCAGTGTAGCAAAGAGGGGGCGGGTTCTGGAAGGGGTAAACAGGGAGCAGCGTGAACAGCCCTGAGTGTGCCCAGCTCCACCAAGCTCCGGCTTACCAGGACCTGAGCTTTTCCCTCTCCCCTGTTCCCACTGTCTCTAGCATTTGCATCAGTTGCACGAACGCCTGAGCCGTCACCTGCACGTCCCCGAAGCTGCGGTGGCGGCCTCCCGGGGCAAATTCTAGATTGAGGCGCTGGGCCAAGACGCCCAGGTTGTGTGCCCGCTCACGGGGGAAGGCGCGGCGTGAGAGCTGCACCGTACACAGCTCGTGGGTGGGGGTCCAACTCAGGCCGTGCCGACGGGCCGCCACCCGCATGAAGCCGCCGTCAAAGGAAATGTTGTGGGCCACCACTGCCGCGCCGCCCACGAAAGCCAGAAAGTCAGGCAGCACCGCGCCCAGCAGCGGCGATTGAGCCACCATCTGGTCGCTGATGCCGTGAACGCGCTGGGCCTGCCAGGGAATCGGCATAGCCGAGCCGTCGGCCCGCTGCGGGCGAATGAGCGACTCGAAACGCTCACTTTCCCGAACTTGGCCGTCTCTGATTTTGAGTGCGCCGATTTCTACGATGGCGTCTTTTTCGGGACTCAGGCCCGTGGTTTCGAGGTCAAAGACCACATATTCGTTTAACACCCCTGTATTTAACACCACCGCGCCCGCTCTCTATTGTCACCGACTGCCTGAATTCAATCACCTCAACCTGCCGCCGGGTGCTCCACTTTGGAGGCGGTGCTGAACAGCAAAGCCGCGCCGATCACTAGCGCCGCACCGAGGAGAGCCGGAGGGCTGAGGCGCTCGGCAAACAGCAGGGCGGCCAGCACAGACGCCACCACCGGCTCCAAGCTGGCAATCACGCTGGCGCGGGTGGGATTGAGCCGCCGGAGGCCCAGGCTGTAAGCGGTGTAAGCGGCGAAGGTGCACAGCAGGGCGATGCAGCCCAGATTGAGCCAAGCGGCGGACGTTTTGGCAGCAAAAGGCACGAACGGCAGCAGGCCCAGCGCCCCCACGGGCAGCGCCACCGCGTAGAGCGCCTGCGGATCGTAACGCTCAAAAAAGACCCGCCCATAGAGGTAATACAAGCTGTAGGTCAGGCCCGCCGTGAGGCCCCAGCCCAGCGAGAGCGCCGACACCTGCACGCCCGAGCCGCCCCCCAGCGAAATCAGCGCCACGCCGCCCAGCGTGAGAGCCACCGCGCCGAGTTCACGCGGCCCGAGGCGCTCTTTCCAGAACAGCCAACCGGACAGCGCCACGAACGCCGGAGCGGTGTAGAGCAATACTGATGCCAGACTCGCCCCGCCTGCCCGCACCGCCAGTTGGTAGCTGCCGTAAAAGATACTGACGCCTGCCAAGCCGAACAGCACCGTCAGAAGCAGATCGCGCCCACGCGGCAAGCGGGAGCGGCGCAGCCCGGCGCTGAGGGCAAAGCAGCCCCCGCCCAGCAGCGCCCGCCAAAACGCCACTTCCAGCGGGCCGAGGCCCTGGGCCTGCGCGAACTTGCCGAAAATACCCAGTAGACCCCACAGAAAAGCCGCCAGCAGCACCCAGCCCGCGCCGTTTTGAGCATTCTTGAAACTTAGCTTGCCAAGCCTCAAGCGCCGCGCCGCCACGCCAGTACGCTCAGCACAGCCGCCGCCAGGAGTCCGGCAATGGCCAGCCCCAGCAAAATCACGGAGCGGGTGTCACGGATTTGACCGACAGCGGGCAAAACACCAGTCGCGTAGACCTGTTTTTGATCGCCGCTGAGCAGCACGTCCACTGGAACGGGCGTGCCTTCTCGGGCGCTCCGAAGACCGCTGGCCGAAGTGTCGCCGCCGGGCCGCAAAAGCCCGTCGGGACTGAAAGGGCTATAAACGCTGCTGGTCACCCAGTAGCTGTATTCGCCTGCATTAAGGTCAGTGTCCAAGATCAGCTCGGTGCCTTGCAGCGTGACTCGCGGCGCGTCGGGAGCCAGAACGGGGCGAAGAGGTTGGCCAGCGGCTTGGTCGGCCTGCGGCGGAGCGCTGAAATGCTGAACTTGAAAACCGTCGAGGCGGTAATGCTCCTGCCAACCCGACGACCCCGCCACCCGCAGGCCCAGGCCCGTCAAGTCACTGATACCACCCGGAGCCGTTTTGACAAAAATGTCCAGCACCGCGCCGGAATAGCCCGCTGGCGCGTTCCAGGGATTGCCGATGGCCCCGAACGACACGCTCAGGCGCAATTTTCCGCTGACGTTTTCGGCCTTAAACAAGCGCAGATCGAGTGCCGAAGCGCTGATGGCCGGGCGGGTGGGCAATTGGTAACTGCCGTCGCCGCTGGCGTCCCCTGCCGGATCGGGCACACTCAGCAGCAAGGCCGGCGGCGGAGCAACGGCCGCAGCGGGGAGAGGCAGGAGGAGGGCGGCAAGCAGCGAAAACACGCCGGTCAGTATAGCGGCGCGAGCTGAGGCGGCGGCTAGCCAGCAGATGAGCGGGCGGCAGCGACCTTGGTGACCTTAGCGACCCTGATCGGTTGAC harbors:
- a CDS encoding 50S ribosomal protein L25/general stress protein Ctc; amino-acid sequence: MELKATPRTTQEKLPEGMIPAVAYNKEHNVSFTIDLKAFDRAFRAQGTAGLFDITIEGGETFPALVKAVQMDKRKRVAQHVDFFMVTYGQPIEASVPVHIKGKSQGEVMGGLVDIVTHSLSIIAPGPRRIPQEIVVDVSKLNIGDHITAGDLKLPEGVKLAVDESIMIISVLPPRLSAEEAEAETQAAQVAGMVASGELSEAAAEAVLEGEATLEDVKSEASEAMAKEEAEGDGSGKPVSEE
- a CDS encoding 3'-5' exonuclease; protein product: MLNEYVVFDLETTGLSPEKDAIVEIGALKIRDGQVRESERFESLIRPQRADGSAMPIPWQAQRVHGISDQMVAQSPLLGAVLPDFLAFVGGAAVVAHNISFDGGFMRVAARRHGLSWTPTHELCTVQLSRRAFPRERAHNLGVLAQRLNLEFAPGGRHRSFGDVQVTAQAFVQLMQMLETVGTGEREKLRSW
- a CDS encoding DMT family transporter — translated: MRLGKLSFKNAQNGAGWVLLAAFLWGLLGIFGKFAQAQGLGPLEVAFWRALLGGGCFALSAGLRRSRLPRGRDLLLTVLFGLAGVSIFYGSYQLAVRAGGASLASVLLYTAPAFVALSGWLFWKERLGPRELGAVALTLGGVALISLGGGSGVQVSALSLGWGLTAGLTYSLYYLYGRVFFERYDPQALYAVALPVGALGLLPFVPFAAKTSAAWLNLGCIALLCTFAAYTAYSLGLRRLNPTRASVIASLEPVVASVLAALLFAERLSPPALLGAALVIGAALLFSTASKVEHPAAG
- a CDS encoding glucodextranase DOMON-like domain-containing protein, yielding MFSLLAALLLPLPAAAVAPPPALLLSVPDPAGDASGDGSYQLPTRPAISASALDLRLFKAENVSGKLRLSVSFGAIGNPWNAPAGYSGAVLDIFVKTAPGGISDLTGLGLRVAGSSGWQEHYRLDGFQVQHFSAPPQADQAAGQPLRPVLAPDAPRVTLQGTELILDTDLNAGEYSYWVTSSVYSPFSPDGLLRPGGDTSASGLRSAREGTPVPVDVLLSGDQKQVYATGVLPAVGQIRDTRSVILLGLAIAGLLAAAVLSVLAWRRGA